ATGGGAGTCAGCTGGGCTATTCCCAACATGGTAGTGGTACAGGGGGAGTATGGAATTAGTGtatcctgggatcttgtaccagccaaAGACCAGTCTatggaaggtggggaaggagcctttcTGGGTAGGAAactcagatcctggctttggaagcaACAATGGCAAAGACCTTAATGAAAAAGATCAGCATTTGGTTAATTTCTCCCACAATAGGATTTCCAGTCCCCAAAGCTCATgtgctctcctgggtggagcaaagggaagagctgcagatcccggatctccaaggctgtgaggaaggggagatcatcagtgatACTCACACAGGTGAGAAttcagctaaactgactcaaaccAATTTCTGTGGTCTCATAGCAGGTGTTGgttgtgtgttttcatcaagtctgactggcccttcagcctgtcttcaactccagtctCAGAGTGCTGTGTGAGGAAAAAGTGATGAGGGAGCAaggtgaactcagctcatgattattgtATCTTTACAGCCATTCTTtgtgtgtccctcccccccccccccccccccgccctccacattttctgttcaccattcagagtttttctttcagctcagcacagggaatgactcctgtgtggtttctctctctatcccagcaggtgatgagATGCTGAAAGAGAACAATGAGAGGAGTCTTCAGgaggaaggacctgagcaaatGGCTTCATGTGGGGTATTAgtgggaagatctgaagggcatgtttctcagagtcctgatCAAGGAGAGACTTGTGACAGTCAGCGTAgtctacaaaggcagcagggaaaccatcccggAGCAGAACAGGATAAATCCAGTGACaggagcagaaggttgaaaacaaacatagAAACTGTTCAAAcaaaaatcccccatcaacattcaccttgttcttgcagtgactgtgcaactcctattaaacatgaaagagcccacacaggagagaaacccttcagctgctctgactgtggaaaaagcttcagtcggaggtctCACCTTGTTaaccataggagagttcacaccggagagaaacccttcagctgctctgactgtgggaaaagcttcagttggaggtcagaccttgttaaccataggagagcccacacaggagagaaacctttcagctgctctgactgtgggaaacaCTTCAGTCAGAGATCAAACCTTGTTagccataggagagttcacaccggagagaaacccttcagctgctctgactgtgggaaaagttacaGTCAGAAGTcataccttgttatccataggagagcccacacaggagagaaacccttcagctgctctgactgtgggaaaagttacaGTCAGAGGTCAAGCTTTGTTaaccataggagagttcacaccggagagaaacccttcagctgctctgactgtgagaAAAGGTTCAAacggaggtcacaccttgttaggcATAGGAGAACCCacgcaggagagaaacccttcagctgccctgactgtgggaaaagcttctgtcgacagtcACAGCTTGTcagccataggagagcccacacaggagagaaacccttcagctgctctcactgtgggaaaagcttcagtcagaagttGCACCTGGTTAGACGTAGGAAAACCCACATGCAAGAAACcattcagctgttctgactgtaGGAAATGCTGCAGTCAGAGGTCACAGTTTGTTATCCATAAGAGAACTCTCACAAGAGTGAAAtccttcacctgctctgacttTGGGAAATGTTATTGCGAGATTTCAAGTTGTATAGAGTTGAAGCCACACATGTGAGAAACCCTATAGTGGTGGTGAGCAAAATTTTCTCTGTTGGCACAATCTAGCCTGCCGAAGGCTTTGATCCTGTCCACAAGGAAATGGCACGCCCCACTTCCAAATGGGCAtgtgctgagggggaaggagcttagccccaccccctctttgTGTTGTGTAGCTactagagaggaggcagcgctAGGCTGAGTCCTTGCCACACAACCTAAGGCTGGCATTAGAGGCACTActgccactgcactgctggcctCCAGGGCTACATGGCCATGTCAGGGGTGCCTCTGCATAGCTGCAGCAGTAGCACCTCTGGCCCTGGATTGAATGGTTATGATtttatactggcatgattttccgaaaatgcttttaatggaaaagttttccgttaaaagcattttcggaaaattgcatctagattggcaatcTAGACGtgcatttctgcaaaaaagcctcgattgccattttcgtgatcggggcttttttgcagaaaacagtactgtgctgtttcattggccctcttgcgcagatcatttgcgcaagagggctttggctcgaatgggagcagaacagtatttgcgcaagaacactgacgatcttgcacaagatcgtcagtgttttttcggaaattcaaatggccagtgtagacaggtggcaagtttttctgcaaaatcaccttgccagtctagacacagccaatggttGCAGCAGTGGTGCCTCTGGTGTCCGGGGCTGGTCCTGGTctttgtggctgctgctgcaataGCAGAGCCTCGCTACAGGGTGACCAGGACAGTGTGGCTGCagatgttgctgcaagggggGCCCAAAGCCAGGTAATATTTGCTGTCCTCTCCAGATactccctcccaatctcctcaattCCCTTTCCCCTGGAAGGCAGCTCCCCCAACTTGCTCTGGCACTCTCCTtttttcttgcaccctctctcctggccccacacttcacccttcccctggccagatagctgcctgcttctgcatcccagaTCCTTCCTTAAGACCCCAACCCTTTCTTGAGCCCCCTgttacattattggattttaaggtgagCATACAGAT
This genomic window from Pelodiscus sinensis isolate JC-2024 chromosome 31, ASM4963464v1, whole genome shotgun sequence contains:
- the LOC142821539 gene encoding uncharacterized protein LOC142821539 isoform X2 — translated: MGQFQLPEEISPELEEQVDAFSQKTIALSETLREFKDTLPSALERARGKSLGAFRQGCRTPISDSSSAPRLQSQGQEMAVAEPVSFEEVAVYFSEEEWALLDTGQRALYRDVMQENYEAVSWLGFPVPKAHVLSWVEQREELQIPDLQGCEEGEIISDTHTGDEMLKENNERSLQEEGPEQMASCGVLVGRSEGHVSQSPDQGETCDSQRSLQRQQGNHPGAEQDKSSDRSRRLKTNIETVQTKIPHQHSPCSCSDCATPIKHERAHTGEKPFSCSDCGKSFSRRSHLVNHRRVHTGEKPFSCSDCGKSFSWRSDLVNHRRAHTGEKPFSCSDCGKHFSQRSNLVSHRRVHTGEKPFSCSDCGKSYSQKSYLVIHRRAHTGEKPFSCSDCGKSYSQRSSFVNHRRVHTGEKPFSCSDCEKRFKRRSHLVRHRRTHAGEKPFSCPDCGKSFCRQSQLVSHRRAHTGEKPFSCSHCGKSFSQKLHLVRRRKTHMQETIQLF
- the LOC142821539 gene encoding uncharacterized protein LOC142821539 isoform X1 — encoded protein: MGQFQLPEEISPELEEQVDAFSQKTIALSETLREFKDTLPSALERARGKSLGAFRQGCRTPISDSSSAPRLQSQGQEMAVAEPVSFEEVAVYFSEEEWALLDTGQRALYRDVMQENYEAVSWLGFPVPKAHVLSWVEQREELQIPDLQGCEEGEIISDTHTAGDEMLKENNERSLQEEGPEQMASCGVLVGRSEGHVSQSPDQGETCDSQRSLQRQQGNHPGAEQDKSSDRSRRLKTNIETVQTKIPHQHSPCSCSDCATPIKHERAHTGEKPFSCSDCGKSFSRRSHLVNHRRVHTGEKPFSCSDCGKSFSWRSDLVNHRRAHTGEKPFSCSDCGKHFSQRSNLVSHRRVHTGEKPFSCSDCGKSYSQKSYLVIHRRAHTGEKPFSCSDCGKSYSQRSSFVNHRRVHTGEKPFSCSDCEKRFKRRSHLVRHRRTHAGEKPFSCPDCGKSFCRQSQLVSHRRAHTGEKPFSCSHCGKSFSQKLHLVRRRKTHMQETIQLF